From Hymenobacter volaticus, the proteins below share one genomic window:
- a CDS encoding MFS transporter — protein MDAPLANQQPLSHLNIFAAKGVQMRTFHLTWLTFFFCFFGWFGIAPLMPLVREQLHLDKGQVGNIVIASVSATILARLIMGKLCDTLGPRLAYTLLLVVGAFPVMLIGLSNSYESFLLFRLAIGIIGASFVITQFHTSMMFAPNVVGTANAVAGGWGNLGGGIANMAMPLVAAAFVSLGYIDEANSWRLAMVVPGVVLLVMAWLYYKYTTDTPRGNYADIQRTATAEKPKGTFLLALRDYRTWVLALAYGACFGIEITIDNVAAVYFVDHFGATLVLAGMLAGIFGFMNIFARGLGGWVSDRMGRTYGLKGKWLLLSGLLILEGFGIVLFAVAPSLPLAIAAMLLFALFLKMANGCTYSIVPFVNKKAMGSVSGVVGAGGNLGAMLVGFLFKSSAISYSTAFLYIGLGVAAVGGLVLLVRLVRKEIGEVAPESLTLARA, from the coding sequence ATGGATGCTCCGCTTGCCAATCAGCAGCCCCTCAGCCACCTCAACATCTTCGCCGCAAAGGGCGTGCAGATGCGCACGTTCCACCTAACCTGGCTTACGTTCTTCTTTTGCTTTTTCGGGTGGTTTGGGATTGCGCCGTTGATGCCATTGGTGCGAGAGCAGCTACACCTCGATAAAGGGCAGGTCGGGAACATTGTCATTGCGTCGGTGTCGGCCACCATTCTGGCGCGCTTGATCATGGGCAAGCTCTGCGACACATTGGGCCCACGCCTGGCGTACACGCTGCTATTGGTAGTGGGCGCTTTTCCAGTGATGCTCATTGGCTTGAGCAACAGCTACGAAAGCTTTCTGCTGTTCCGCCTAGCCATTGGCATCATCGGAGCGTCCTTCGTTATCACGCAGTTTCACACCTCCATGATGTTTGCGCCCAACGTGGTGGGCACGGCCAATGCCGTAGCCGGCGGCTGGGGCAACCTTGGCGGTGGTATTGCCAACATGGCCATGCCACTGGTGGCTGCCGCTTTCGTGTCGTTGGGTTACATCGATGAAGCTAATTCCTGGCGCTTGGCTATGGTGGTGCCGGGTGTGGTGCTGCTGGTGATGGCCTGGCTGTACTACAAATACACCACCGACACGCCGCGCGGTAATTACGCCGACATTCAGCGTACGGCCACTGCCGAAAAGCCTAAGGGTACGTTTCTGCTGGCTTTGCGCGACTACCGCACCTGGGTGCTGGCCCTGGCCTATGGCGCCTGCTTCGGCATTGAAATCACCATCGACAACGTGGCCGCCGTGTACTTCGTCGACCACTTCGGGGCGACTCTTGTGCTAGCAGGTATGCTAGCGGGCATCTTCGGCTTCATGAACATCTTTGCCCGCGGCCTAGGTGGCTGGGTCAGCGACCGGATGGGGCGGACTTATGGCCTCAAGGGCAAATGGCTGCTGCTGAGCGGACTGCTCATTCTCGAAGGATTTGGTATTGTGTTGTTTGCGGTGGCGCCGAGCTTGCCACTGGCCATTGCCGCCATGCTACTGTTTGCCTTATTCCTGAAAATGGCCAATGGCTGCACGTACTCTATCGTGCCGTTCGTCAATAAGAAAGCCATGGGCAGTGTGAGTGGTGTGGTGGGCGCGGGCGGCAATCTAGGTGCCATGCTGGTTGGCTTCCTGTTCAAATCTTCGGCTATCAGCTACAGCACGGCCTTTCTCTACATCGGGTTAGGTGTGGCCGCGGTGGGCGGATTAGTGCTGCTAGTGCGGCTCGTGCGCAAAGAAATCGGCGAAGTTGCTCCCGAGTCGCTCACGTTGGCTCGCGCCTAG
- a CDS encoding nitrate reductase, with product MSLPSAAIPSVCCYCGVGCGVLVKPGKNGDVSVTGNPDYPVNRGALCSKGLNLQYTVNDRTDRLLYPQMRYSKSRPLQQISWDDALARTAAVFKTFIQQYGPESVAFYASGQCLTEEYYVINKLMKGFIGSNNLDTNSRLCMSSAVVGYKMALGEDSVPVCYDDIELADCLLVTGANPAWCHPILWRRVEAHKATNLATKIIVVDPRVTDTCTLADVHLQLIPGTDVVLNQALGRALIENGDIDLAFIEQHAEGFEEYQRLVFERTVAEAAQLCGVSEADIRLVARYIGAAQGFLSMWTMGLNQSVVGVDKNLSLLNLHLITGQIGKPGAGPLSLTGQPNAMGGREVGGLSNLLPAHRNLANPAHRAEVQQFWGSGPLADKPGFTATEMFEALEDGRLKAIWIICTNPLTSLPNVRQAEAALAKAKFVVVQDISNKPETLAYADVVLPAAAWAEKEGTMTNSERRISYLPKVVDAPGQALSDAEIICRFARAMGFAGFDYANTEAIYQEHTRLTTGTTLDITGLNYRILRERGSVQWPYRAEQATPDTPRLFTDQRFYTASGRAKIHPVAAVFRSEVPDETYPFILTTGRIRDQWHTMTKTGKVSKLKQHTPQAFLELNPQDAASLEVGEGDLVTVESRRGSVRVAARLTTNIRPGVVFLPMHWGKILGSDLHRANNVTSGAVDPVSKEPDFKFCAVQLEKYRKPKQRIVVVGAGAGAYGFVKSYRELNQEDDITIFSKEDFPFYNRVMLPDYISGHQDWAQLVKMRDDEEPTYNISLRRGVSVEHVNRAEKYVIDSRGQRTPYDVLLLATGSRAAVPRNVPSLPGIFTMRSRTDADDFINHLPARESHVVIVGGGLLGLEMAASLREVGTKVSIIQRISRFLDRQLDPLGSQMLQEEMLDQGCDLYFNDEVELYYGRSRLTGVGLKSGRRLECDALILAIGTVPNLELARECGLECRRGVVVNERLQTSDPSVYALGEIAEFQGVLYGITAAAEQQAAVVARYLSGDVSSRYQGSTFMNIIKIHGFDLCSIGLPECPDPVHYEEIVFIDKAQRYYKKCIIHQDRLVGAILIGDKSEFQEFRELIANKTELSDKRLQLLRSGRTAAPVLGKLVCSCNNVGADNLRQAIAAGCDTLKELCATTGAGTGCGSCRPEVQQILATELAVLAPVAG from the coding sequence ATGTCTTTGCCTTCCGCTGCTATTCCTTCTGTGTGCTGCTATTGTGGTGTAGGCTGCGGGGTGCTGGTCAAGCCGGGAAAGAACGGCGACGTATCTGTAACAGGCAACCCCGACTACCCCGTCAACCGCGGTGCCTTGTGTAGCAAGGGCCTCAACCTGCAATACACCGTCAATGACCGCACCGACCGGCTGCTGTACCCGCAAATGCGCTACAGCAAAAGTCGCCCGTTGCAGCAAATAAGCTGGGACGACGCCCTGGCGCGCACGGCCGCGGTGTTCAAGACGTTCATTCAGCAGTACGGCCCCGAGTCGGTGGCTTTCTACGCCTCCGGGCAGTGCCTAACCGAAGAGTACTACGTCATCAACAAGCTGATGAAGGGCTTCATCGGCAGCAACAACCTCGATACTAATTCGCGCCTGTGCATGAGCAGCGCAGTGGTAGGCTACAAGATGGCTTTGGGCGAAGACAGCGTGCCGGTGTGCTACGACGACATCGAACTAGCAGACTGTTTGCTGGTAACCGGTGCCAACCCGGCCTGGTGCCACCCCATTTTGTGGCGGCGCGTGGAGGCCCACAAAGCCACCAACCTGGCCACCAAAATCATTGTAGTGGACCCGCGCGTGACGGACACCTGCACCCTGGCTGATGTACACTTGCAACTGATTCCGGGCACCGACGTGGTGCTGAACCAAGCGTTGGGGCGAGCCTTGATTGAAAACGGCGACATCGACTTAGCTTTCATCGAACAACACGCCGAAGGTTTCGAGGAATACCAACGCCTCGTGTTCGAGCGGACAGTGGCCGAAGCGGCGCAACTGTGCGGGGTATCAGAGGCGGATATTCGGCTAGTAGCCCGCTACATCGGGGCGGCGCAGGGTTTTCTCTCGATGTGGACGATGGGCCTCAACCAGAGCGTAGTGGGCGTCGACAAGAATTTGAGTTTGCTGAACCTGCACCTCATTACCGGGCAGATTGGCAAGCCGGGCGCGGGGCCGCTTTCTCTAACGGGACAGCCCAACGCCATGGGCGGCCGCGAAGTGGGGGGCCTCTCCAACTTGCTACCGGCTCACCGCAACCTTGCCAACCCCGCGCATCGGGCCGAAGTGCAGCAGTTCTGGGGCAGCGGCCCCTTAGCCGACAAGCCCGGTTTCACAGCCACCGAGATGTTTGAAGCCCTAGAAGACGGCCGCCTCAAAGCCATCTGGATTATCTGCACCAATCCGCTGACCAGCTTGCCCAATGTGCGGCAGGCCGAAGCGGCGCTGGCCAAAGCGAAATTCGTGGTGGTGCAGGACATCAGTAATAAGCCCGAAACCTTGGCTTACGCCGACGTGGTGCTACCCGCCGCCGCTTGGGCCGAGAAAGAAGGCACCATGACCAACTCGGAACGGCGCATCAGCTACCTACCGAAAGTGGTGGACGCCCCCGGTCAGGCGCTATCCGATGCCGAAATCATCTGCCGTTTCGCACGGGCCATGGGTTTTGCCGGCTTCGACTATGCAAACACCGAGGCCATTTACCAGGAGCATACTCGCCTCACCACCGGCACCACCCTTGATATTACCGGGCTCAACTACCGCATCCTGCGCGAGCGGGGTTCGGTGCAATGGCCTTACCGCGCCGAGCAAGCAACGCCCGATACGCCCCGGCTCTTCACCGACCAGCGGTTCTACACGGCTTCGGGCCGGGCCAAGATTCATCCGGTGGCAGCCGTGTTCCGCAGCGAAGTGCCCGACGAAACGTACCCGTTCATTTTGACCACCGGCCGCATCCGGGACCAGTGGCACACGATGACCAAAACAGGCAAGGTCAGTAAGTTGAAGCAGCACACGCCGCAGGCTTTTCTGGAACTGAATCCGCAAGACGCAGCATCCTTGGAAGTAGGGGAAGGCGACCTGGTGACGGTGGAGTCGAGGCGAGGTAGTGTGCGAGTAGCGGCTCGCCTGACGACAAACATCCGGCCGGGAGTGGTGTTTTTGCCCATGCATTGGGGGAAAATCCTAGGTTCGGACCTGCACCGCGCCAACAACGTCACTTCAGGGGCGGTGGACCCCGTTTCCAAGGAACCGGACTTTAAATTCTGCGCGGTACAGCTCGAAAAGTACCGCAAGCCCAAGCAGCGCATTGTGGTAGTAGGAGCCGGGGCCGGAGCTTATGGCTTTGTGAAGTCGTACCGCGAGCTGAATCAGGAAGACGACATCACCATCTTCAGCAAAGAGGACTTTCCGTTCTACAACCGCGTGATGCTGCCCGACTACATCAGCGGGCATCAGGATTGGGCACAGCTGGTGAAAATGCGGGACGACGAAGAGCCCACTTACAACATCAGCTTACGGCGCGGGGTGAGCGTGGAGCACGTGAACCGAGCCGAGAAGTACGTAATAGACTCGCGCGGCCAGCGCACTCCCTACGACGTGCTGCTACTGGCCACCGGCAGCCGCGCGGCCGTGCCCCGCAACGTGCCCTCGCTGCCCGGCATCTTCACCATGCGCAGCCGCACCGACGCCGATGATTTCATAAACCACTTGCCTGCCCGGGAGTCCCATGTAGTGATAGTAGGCGGGGGCCTGCTCGGGCTGGAAATGGCGGCTTCGCTGCGTGAGGTAGGCACCAAAGTGTCCATCATCCAGCGGATTTCTCGCTTCCTGGACCGCCAGCTCGACCCTTTGGGTAGCCAGATGCTGCAAGAGGAAATGCTGGACCAAGGGTGTGATCTGTACTTCAACGACGAGGTTGAGTTGTACTACGGCCGCTCCCGCCTCACGGGCGTGGGCTTGAAAAGTGGCCGCCGCTTGGAGTGCGACGCCCTGATTCTGGCCATCGGGACGGTGCCCAACCTGGAGCTGGCTCGGGAGTGCGGCCTAGAGTGCCGGCGAGGAGTGGTAGTGAACGAGCGGTTGCAGACCAGCGACCCGAGCGTGTACGCCCTTGGTGAAATTGCCGAGTTTCAGGGCGTGCTCTACGGTATCACGGCCGCGGCCGAGCAACAGGCCGCCGTAGTGGCGCGCTACCTCAGCGGCGACGTAAGCAGCCGCTACCAAGGCAGTACGTTCATGAACATCATCAAAATTCATGGCTTCGACTTGTGCAGTATCGGCCTGCCCGAGTGCCCCGATCCGGTGCACTACGAAGAAATCGTGTTCATCGACAAGGCGCAACGCTACTACAAGAAGTGCATCATCCATCAGGACCGGCTTGTGGGCGCCATTCTGATTGGTGATAAAAGTGAGTTCCAAGAGTTTCGGGAGCTGATAGCCAATAAAACCGAACTTAGTGACAAACGCCTGCAACTGCTACGCAGCGGCCGGACAGCCGCCCCCGTGCTCGGCAAACTGGTGTGTAGTTGCAATAACGTGGGCGCCGACAACCTGCGCCAAGCCATAGCCGCTGGCTGCGATACGCTCAAGGAACTCTGTGCCACCACGGGCGCCGGTACGGGCTGTGGCTCGTGCCGGCCCGAAGTCCAACAAATTCTAGCCACTGAACTAGCCGTGCTAGCTCCCGTCGCAGGTTGA
- a CDS encoding rubredoxin: MSATDSLPSVIAVNLPGGIVPAGDLLAVLTAAEAAGIEHVQLGHRQQMLLAVEKPQRKALLQALNAAGVLAETEPELHPNIVSSYVGEDVFYNAAWLREGVYKDILDLFDYRPRLKINLVDSRQTFVPLFTGHLNFIAADTSNYWHLYVRFPRTGHLYAWPHLIYSEDVPVISAAVERVLLANTTQFAGQPTTAGEQLHALVSAVQPLGQRLVAGPLVLPAFMLPYYEGFNRSGQQVWLGIYRRNELFTVAFLQDLCRVCLQTRVGQLCTTPWKSLVVKGIAPTDRALWDAVLCRHRVNVRHAANELNWQVEDHCPAGLALKHELVRYLNDEDVRTYQLCFAIKTQPQTGLFGSIVVRTQQGRSTEQYEILHTRDFNPNSRDFVLFRQHVRRDRLGWYLAELCHLFYEQAGANSQELVSENSTAPVEKAEVPAALLPRCRRCLTVYDVAYGDPAQGIAAGTHWEELPDYHCPTCEAPAAEFEFWEEPTAVGVMNSN; this comes from the coding sequence ATGAGCGCAACTGATTCCTTACCCTCCGTCATTGCCGTGAATCTGCCAGGGGGCATTGTGCCGGCGGGCGACTTGCTGGCCGTTCTGACTGCGGCCGAAGCCGCGGGAATTGAACACGTGCAACTTGGGCATCGGCAACAAATGTTGCTGGCAGTCGAGAAGCCACAGCGCAAAGCCCTGTTGCAGGCGCTAAATGCTGCAGGTGTGCTGGCCGAAACCGAACCAGAGTTGCATCCTAACATCGTCAGTTCCTACGTGGGCGAGGACGTGTTTTACAATGCGGCCTGGTTGCGAGAGGGGGTTTACAAAGACATCTTGGACTTGTTTGATTATCGGCCCCGGCTGAAGATCAATCTGGTCGACAGCCGCCAGACCTTCGTGCCACTTTTCACGGGTCATCTCAATTTCATTGCCGCCGATACTAGCAACTATTGGCATCTGTACGTACGCTTTCCCCGCACGGGCCACCTGTACGCGTGGCCGCATTTGATATACTCCGAAGACGTGCCGGTGATAAGTGCGGCCGTGGAACGCGTGCTGCTCGCCAATACCACTCAGTTTGCCGGCCAGCCAACTACTGCGGGAGAGCAACTGCACGCGCTGGTAAGTGCCGTGCAGCCATTGGGCCAGCGGCTCGTGGCCGGGCCGTTGGTGCTGCCTGCTTTCATGCTGCCCTATTATGAAGGCTTTAACCGCAGTGGGCAACAAGTATGGCTCGGCATTTACCGGCGCAACGAGCTATTTACGGTGGCCTTTTTGCAGGATCTGTGCCGGGTGTGTTTGCAGACGCGTGTGGGACAGCTTTGCACAACGCCGTGGAAGTCGTTGGTGGTGAAGGGTATTGCGCCTACTGACCGTGCCCTGTGGGATGCCGTGCTCTGCCGCCACCGCGTGAATGTGCGGCACGCAGCCAACGAACTGAACTGGCAAGTGGAAGACCACTGCCCCGCGGGATTGGCTCTCAAGCACGAACTCGTCCGCTACCTCAACGACGAGGATGTGCGCACTTATCAATTGTGCTTCGCCATCAAAACGCAGCCCCAAACCGGCCTTTTCGGCTCCATCGTCGTCCGTACGCAGCAAGGGCGCAGCACCGAGCAGTACGAAATCCTGCACACGCGCGACTTCAATCCCAATTCGCGTGATTTTGTCCTGTTTCGCCAGCATGTGCGCCGCGACCGGCTAGGGTGGTACTTGGCCGAGTTGTGCCATCTGTTCTATGAGCAAGCCGGGGCTAATTCTCAAGAATTGGTTAGCGAAAACTCTACGGCACCAGTCGAAAAAGCGGAGGTACCGGCTGCCTTGTTGCCACGCTGCCGCCGGTGCCTTACCGTGTACGATGTTGCTTACGGGGACCCGGCTCAGGGAATAGCGGCTGGTACGCATTGGGAAGAGCTGCCCGACTATCACTGCCCGACTTGTGAGGCGCCGGCCGCTGAATTCGAGTTTTGGGAAGAACCAACCGCAGTCGGGGTCATGAATTCAAACTAG
- the cobA gene encoding uroporphyrinogen-III C-methyltransferase → MAEVVPELYVVGAGPGDPELLTLKAYKVLQTAAVILYDNLANQELLALAPAACECIYVGKKPYGEYTPQETIHELILEKALARGRVVRLKGGDPFVFGRGFEEVLFARAHGIATHYIPGISSMQALGYEDIPLTHRVVSEGVWMLTGTKKDGTLSADLRLAMQSNSTVVVYMGLNKAAEIAATYCEMGRGDTPAAVVQHVSLPHRKLAVGRVGQLPTLVASHGITYPALIVIGGVVALGHDLTANDKVVMLEPLLTELGQRR, encoded by the coding sequence ATGGCCGAAGTTGTGCCCGAGTTGTATGTGGTAGGAGCGGGCCCCGGCGACCCGGAGTTGCTCACGCTCAAAGCCTACAAGGTGCTGCAAACCGCAGCCGTTATTCTCTACGACAACCTAGCCAACCAGGAGCTGCTGGCCTTGGCTCCAGCTGCCTGCGAATGCATTTATGTAGGCAAAAAGCCGTACGGGGAGTACACGCCTCAAGAAACCATTCATGAGCTGATCTTAGAAAAGGCGCTAGCCCGTGGCCGGGTTGTTCGGTTGAAAGGCGGCGACCCATTCGTGTTTGGCCGCGGTTTCGAAGAGGTGCTATTTGCCCGCGCCCATGGCATTGCTACGCATTATATACCGGGCATTTCCAGCATGCAGGCCCTAGGCTACGAAGACATTCCGCTTACGCACCGCGTTGTCAGCGAGGGTGTTTGGATGCTAACGGGTACAAAGAAGGACGGCACTCTTTCGGCAGACCTGCGGCTGGCCATGCAAAGCAATTCTACCGTCGTTGTTTACATGGGGTTGAACAAAGCCGCGGAAATTGCCGCTACGTACTGCGAAATGGGTCGGGGAGATACGCCGGCTGCTGTTGTGCAGCACGTTTCCTTGCCTCACCGCAAGCTCGCCGTGGGGCGAGTTGGGCAACTGCCAACCTTAGTTGCAAGCCACGGCATCACCTACCCGGCGCTGATTGTTATTGGCGGGGTCGTGGCTTTGGGGCACGATCTAACGGCCAACGACAAGGTGGTTATGCTAGAGCCTTTGTTAACAGAGCTTGGGCAGCGTCGGTGA
- a CDS encoding DUF4202 domain-containing protein, translating to MHSSSTRFHKALEKFDAANAEDPNQDTDSDGRSWPKELLYGHRMSACLTRVAPEAPEAVHLAARCQHIRRWTIPRQDFPMDRAGYHKWRNTLKKYHAEIAGQLLAEVGYDDATITRVQALLQKQQLTRDADVQLLEDVICLVFLEYYFVDFARQHPEEKVIDIVQKTWAKMTPRGHELALQLPFTDAAQALLTKALA from the coding sequence ATGCATTCGTCCTCTACTCGCTTTCATAAGGCGCTCGAAAAATTCGACGCGGCCAACGCCGAAGATCCAAACCAGGACACCGATTCCGATGGCCGCTCATGGCCCAAGGAATTGCTGTATGGCCACCGGATGAGTGCCTGCCTAACTCGCGTAGCGCCCGAGGCGCCCGAGGCCGTGCACCTAGCCGCCCGTTGCCAGCATATCCGCCGCTGGACCATCCCACGGCAGGATTTTCCTATGGATCGGGCTGGTTACCATAAATGGCGCAATACCCTCAAGAAATATCACGCGGAAATAGCCGGCCAGCTATTAGCCGAGGTGGGATATGATGACGCTACAATTACCCGTGTGCAGGCGCTATTGCAAAAGCAGCAACTCACCCGCGACGCCGACGTGCAATTGCTGGAAGACGTCATTTGCCTCGTGTTTCTGGAATACTACTTCGTTGACTTCGCCCGTCAGCATCCCGAAGAGAAAGTCATAGATATTGTCCAGAAAACGTGGGCGAAAATGACGCCTAGAGGCCATGAGCTTGCCTTGCAATTGCCTTTCACCGACGCTGCCCAAGCTCTGTTAACAAAGGCTCTAGCATAA
- a CDS encoding DoxX family protein produces MSSSTRNIIAWVLQGLVGLAFIGFGIKKLTDLPGTVGMFSSIGLPGAMAYVISVAELLGGIGLLIPRFTRLAAMGLVIIMIGAVVVHATVIPGGIANGAPALVLLALLLVILWLRRPVAATA; encoded by the coding sequence ATGTCTTCTTCCACGCGTAACATCATTGCTTGGGTTCTGCAAGGATTAGTTGGCCTCGCCTTCATTGGGTTTGGCATCAAGAAACTAACCGACCTACCCGGTACGGTGGGTATGTTCAGCAGCATCGGCCTGCCAGGTGCAATGGCTTACGTCATTAGCGTGGCTGAACTGCTCGGCGGTATTGGCCTACTGATACCACGCTTCACTCGTTTGGCTGCTATGGGCTTGGTAATTATAATGATAGGCGCCGTTGTGGTGCATGCTACCGTGATTCCCGGTGGCATTGCCAACGGGGCGCCGGCGTTGGTTTTGCTGGCATTGCTGCTAGTTATTCTGTGGTTGCGTCGGCCGGTTGCCGCAACAGCTTAG